atgagttttcgggtatgtttaggcattcaaaaatgtgatccatttcggagaagaagaagaagaagaagaagaagaagaagaagaagaagaagaagaaaaagaagaataataataataaacggagcaaaaacaatagggtcctcacaccctggtgtgctcgggccctaattatgTGATCAACAAGTCATATTACCATATGTGtttattaaaggacaagttcggtattttacacttaaagccctgttttcagattgtttatgatgaaatagaccggttttgactgaaatttcgacatatgatgctggcccgagaattttcgggtgtttcttgtatcacctcGCACCTCTATAATGGATTTATatgtgcacaggaacaatccttcctaaaatgcattaaacttttgtttacaaagacgtgaaactcaccgagttgtcaggggtgttcactgatatgctcacacaaaaatcgatgcaaaagacgcattccaacaggttttatcgtagttttgtccaactccattgacttgtattagatgtgctgtgaggtacggaagaatatacgggtggtgaggtgtttaaaaaaataggtccacaagttaacaacgaatgaacacctgttggaaagcatcgtttgcagcgatttttgtgtgagcatatcagtgaacacccctgaccactcggtgagtttcacgtctttgtaaacaaaagtttaatgcattttaggaaggattgttcctgtgcacctataaatCCATTATAGAGGTGCgaggtgatacaagaaacatccgaaaattctcggggcagccgcatatgtcgaaatttcagtcaaaaccgttctatttcatcataaacaatctgaaaacagggctttaagtgtaacataccgaacttgtcctttatgCAACTTGAGTGTGTAGTTCAAAGAGtctaaattatatatttgaatttacatacatacatatattaattacACATTTTCCCCTTATAAAGCGACAGGAGTATCACAGTGAAAAGCTCTAAATTATTTACTATTTGCTCTGAACATAATCTAAGAGTTATTTACTGtctagtatttatttattattgtcctTTTCATAAGCAGACAATTACAAAGGAACTTCCTTATATTGTATTACTTATGTTATGTTGCcatgttcatttatgtattgACTGTTGTAGTACCTCCTTTAACAAGTCTATCAAGTCTCATGTGACCTCCTCTTTCTGTTATTATCTCAAATGGGAGCCCTAACATTGTTCTGTTGTTACAAACACTTTAATTGGCAATATCTTCAATGGGGAGGCTGCATGACTATTATAAAAGAATGGAAACACTTTCTCTGTGAAGGTGGTTGTTAATGTGCATAGGCATTTGTTTGTTATAGGATCACAGAATGACACTTTTCCTCTGGTCCAATCCAGCTGCACTCTCACCCTTTGAAGTTTCTTTTGAACTGTAAGAGCTATTGTGGGTTTCTCTGGGGATTGTAAGAAATATTGATCATCCCTGTACCACATACACCAgacattatttataaaaaaatctgtatttcttCGGTTTGATTCTGTGGTTATTCCAATAATCCAATCTGAATGGTTATGAACTTCGATGTCCCACCAGTGGGATCCTGATATAAAGCCTTCCGAACCCAGGACACAGGGATACTTGTTGAATCTCTCTGAATAAAGTGGAAATGGTGATTCTATCCTTATTCCTTTCTTCAGACTTGACAGATCATCAGACAGGATGAGTTTTGGATGTGCAGTGTTGGGGTCCAGAATCACAGGAGCTGATACGAGAACAAACATCAGGATATTTTCCATTTCATGTCATTTGAAATGTATTGTTATAAATAAGATCTTATTGATGATCATTTTTATATGTATTCATTTTGTCTAACGTATGACCACCCACATTTATATGTCAATATAACACATACTGGATGAGCAGAAACTCCCACACAGTTATATAGAGAGTATGATagggcgcacacacacacacacacacacacacacacgtttccATGTTTTGAGGGGACATATAGGcgtaatggtttttatactgtacaaactgtatattatattgcttcccctaacccaaaccccagccatcacagaaacctttctgctactttagattttcaataaacatcattctgtttcatttataagcttgtttcctcatggggacctcaaaatgtccccacaaggtcacaaattttattgtattcctatctttgtgtgGACATTTGGTCCCCgtataattaccaggtacacacactcACTGTATTGTATAAGATGTTGCATCTTTTTCCAGATTTTGAATGCCAGGTTGCCCAGGTAATCTGCCACATTAATCAATGTTCCTGAAGCCATCTCTGACAAAGGAGGTGAGACCTGTGCTCTGGAATAACATTCAGCAGTCAATACTGCAGTAATATTACAGTGGTTTTAAGACTTATAGTCACGAGTAACAGGATATGACTCATTTACCTTTCTATTGTTGCCTTGAAAttctgaaaaatatataaagcagaaaacatatgtatatatatctcattaaattaatttaaaatattgaaaCCACTGATGTCTACTCAAGTCAAGAGAGaaaaacagttaattatgcaATCTCACTTTTACAAATAAGATGTCATTGGTTTTCGTCCGTTCCTCTGTGTCTTTAATAATGTCTGATAAAGCTGAAATCTCCATGTTCATCTTCTCAAGCTTCTCCTTTATCATCTGACTCTTCTGATCTTCCTCTTTCCTCAGTGCATTGATTGTAGCTTCTTCCTCATCTATGAGAAACTGACGAAGCTTCTTAAATTCCTCTTTTATCAGAGTCTCGGTTTGCAGAGACTGAGTCTGAATAGAAACAAATGAGGAAAAATTTAAaggaaaaacaataaaaaaatgtgttaaatcaACTCTTCAGTTCCACATATCCGTCCATGATTGGGTGGGTGTGTTGAAAACATTGAGTATTTGGTCATTAAACAtttatactgtaaatatttacCTTGGTGTGAACACATGTGATATCATATTCTCCTTTCATTTCCTCTCTGTATTTAAGCTTTTCTTTCAATGACTGCAGTACAGTACTTAATTCCCTCTagaatttaaaaatgaaataaaatcctTAAAATCAATTTAAACATATATGCATTTATAATGTTATTCATATTCACATAAGGTAAACATTTTGAGCAACAAAAAACACAGACAGGTGAAGTGTAATAAACTTGTCTTACCTTGTATGATGAAACTATTTCACTGATGGGGCGAAATGTGTGATTAGCATGTTTTTGTGAATCTCtacacactaaacaaacagGCTCTTTATCTTCCAGGCAGAAAAGCATCAATTTTTCATTGTGTAAACTACAGGACTCCTGAGACCCCGATGATGTTCTTTGACTAATTTTTAGAGAGAACGACTCGCATATGTTTTTCAACACAAGATTACCAGGAGGTTCATCTTTCGAGGATCTTCTCCTGCAGATGGGACATTGCTGAGTATTCTTTGTTTTCCAGAACTGCTGAAGACATTCCTTACAGACATTGTGACCACACGACAAAAAAACAGGATCCTTGAAGATTTCATAGCACACAGGGCAAGTAAGGTCTTCTTCAGATAGTGAATCCATTCTCACTTTTCACAACAGCTCAAGTAAACAAAATTTCACTTTCTTAACTTtagtttaaaagtaaataaccttaaatagtttaaattagttttaataGTTTCTACTCCATTTACAAATCCACTTCCCAAAAATCCACCTCTCAATAAACACTTTTCTTCTGTTCTACAAATTTTATCCAGAAACAATAATCTGCGTGGCACAAAAGAGAGATAAGTAACTTCCTGGTAGGTTAAGAGGGTGGAGTTTCTGATATCCTTCTCTTGATGTACTTGTTAGTTAGAATTTCGATTAATAGATTTTTATCACTCTTACACTCTTGCACTTTTATTGTATTTGTGCATTCAAGCAT
Above is a window of Paramisgurnus dabryanus chromosome 13, PD_genome_1.1, whole genome shotgun sequence DNA encoding:
- the LOC135743237 gene encoding nuclear factor 7, ovary-like — protein: MDSLSEEDLTCPVCYEIFKDPVFLSCGHNVCKECLQQFWKTKNTQQCPICRRRSSKDEPPGNLVLKNICESFSLKISQRTSSGSQESCSLHNEKLMLFCLEDKEPVCLVCRDSQKHANHTFRPISEIVSSYKRELSTVLQSLKEKLKYREEMKGEYDITCVHTKTQSLQTETLIKEEFKKLRQFLIDEEEATINALRKEEDQKSQMIKEKLEKMNMEISALSDIIKDTEERTKTNDILFVKNFKATIERAQVSPPLSEMASGTLINVADYLGNLAFKIWKKMQHLIQYTPVILDPNTAHPKLILSDDLSSLKKGIRIESPFPLYSERFNKYPCVLGSEGFISGSHWWDIEVHNHSDWIIGITTESNRRNTDFFINNVWCMWYRDDQYFLQSPEKPTIALTVQKKLQRVRVQLDWTRGKVSFCDPITNKCLCTLTTTFTEKVFPFFYNSHAASPLKILPIKVFVTTEQC